A single window of Polaribacter sp. SA4-10 DNA harbors:
- the atpG gene encoding ATP synthase F1 subunit gamma translates to MANLKEIRNRITSIGSTMQITSAMKMVSAAKLKKAQDAITAMRPYSSKLTELLQNLSATLDSDAGGTYSTQREVSKVLIVAITSNRGLCGGFNSSITKQVVKTIEEKYSNATVELFTIGKKGADTLSKQFTIIERQNDIFDDLTFDNVAEIAEKLMAMYTDGSYDKIEIVYNQFKNAATQIPQVEQFLPIKPIEGGDASAVKSDYIFEPSKEEIVLALIPKSLKTQLYKSIRDSFASEHGARMTAMHKATDNATDLRDDLLLTYNKARQAAITNEILEIVGGAEALKS, encoded by the coding sequence ATGGCAAACTTAAAAGAAATACGTAATAGAATCACCTCAATTGGTTCAACAATGCAGATAACATCTGCCATGAAAATGGTATCTGCTGCAAAGTTGAAAAAAGCGCAAGATGCAATTACTGCAATGAGACCTTATTCATCTAAACTAACTGAATTGTTGCAGAATTTAAGCGCAACTTTAGATAGTGATGCTGGAGGAACGTATTCTACGCAAAGAGAAGTTTCTAAAGTTTTAATAGTTGCAATTACTTCTAATAGAGGTTTATGTGGTGGTTTTAATTCTTCTATTACAAAACAAGTTGTAAAAACTATTGAAGAAAAATATTCTAATGCAACTGTAGAATTATTTACAATTGGTAAAAAAGGAGCAGATACATTATCAAAGCAGTTTACTATTATTGAAAGACAAAACGACATATTTGACGATTTAACTTTTGATAATGTTGCAGAAATAGCAGAAAAATTAATGGCTATGTATACTGATGGTAGCTATGATAAAATTGAAATTGTTTACAATCAATTTAAAAATGCTGCTACTCAAATACCTCAAGTAGAACAATTTTTGCCAATCAAACCTATTGAAGGTGGAGATGCATCTGCAGTGAAATCTGATTATATTTTTGAGCCTTCTAAAGAAGAGATAGTTTTAGCATTAATACCGAAGTCTTTAAAAACTCAATTATACAAATCTATTAGAGATAGTTTTGCTTCAGAACACGGAGCACGTATGACTGCAATGCACAAAGCAACAGACAACGCAACAGATCTTAGAGATGATTTATTATTAACGTATAATAAAGCGCGTCAAGCGGCAATTACTAATGAAATTTTAGAAATTGTTGGTGGAGCAGAAGCTTTAAAAAGTTAA
- the atpH gene encoding ATP synthase F1 subunit delta, whose product MKDARAALRYAKAILNLAKDSKEETAVNDDMLFISTTISENDEFEVMLRSPIVKSSDKINVLNAIFKGKVNNITLGLFHLLLDNKRIAMLASIAKQYVIIYDFDKHMQVAKVTTVVPLTADIEKQIVAKIVSLTGKKANLENVINPAILGGFILRVGDVQYDASISNYLNELKKEFDNSHYIPKI is encoded by the coding sequence ATGAAAGACGCAAGAGCAGCATTACGTTATGCAAAAGCAATTTTAAATCTTGCTAAAGATTCTAAAGAAGAAACTGCAGTAAATGACGATATGTTATTTATTTCTACTACAATTTCTGAAAATGATGAATTTGAAGTAATGTTAAGAAGTCCTATTGTTAAGTCTTCTGATAAGATAAACGTTTTAAACGCTATATTTAAAGGAAAAGTAAACAATATTACGCTTGGTTTGTTTCATTTATTACTAGATAATAAAAGAATAGCAATGCTAGCATCTATAGCAAAACAATATGTAATCATTTATGATTTTGATAAGCATATGCAAGTAGCTAAAGTTACTACAGTTGTACCTTTAACTGCAGATATAGAAAAGCAAATAGTAGCTAAAATTGTATCCTTAACAGGAAAGAAAGCAAATTTAGAAAACGTAATTAACCCAGCTATTTTAGGTGGATTTATTTTACGTGTTGGAGATGTGCAATATGATGCAAGTATCTCTAATTATTTAAATGAATTGAAAAAGGAATTTGACAACAGTCATTATATTCCAAAAATTTAA
- the atpB gene encoding F0F1 ATP synthase subunit A encodes MKIAQKIIKFLTIAAIAFFTATSFASESDKKQENQNDGGRVNTKAEVDAYILHHIKDSHDFSLFSYTSDEGKRKHVGFPLPVILWTSEGLVAFMSSEFHHNDDGHVVVEKKGLKFAKIHSKIYELDKEASTVSFDETHHATNAHKTLDFSITKSAFGILAIGLLMLFWFSKLARQYKTKKVPTGFGRVLEPLVLYVRDEIARPNIGEKHYRRFTGYLLTVFFFIWALNLLGLTPLGFNVTGQLAVTACLAIFTLVIYTVSGNKDYWMHMLWMPGVPYAIRPVLAIIELAGALIIKPFSLLVRLFANISAGHIVVMSLIAIMFTLKESLGVVGATGLSLVLSFFITLIEVLVAFLQAYIFTMLSALFIGMAVAEPEHH; translated from the coding sequence ATGAAGATTGCACAAAAAATAATCAAGTTTCTTACAATAGCAGCTATAGCCTTTTTTACGGCTACAAGTTTTGCCTCAGAATCTGATAAAAAACAGGAGAACCAAAATGATGGAGGTCGTGTAAACACTAAAGCAGAAGTAGATGCTTATATTCTACATCACATTAAGGATTCTCATGATTTCTCATTATTTTCATACACAAGTGATGAAGGTAAAAGAAAGCATGTTGGTTTTCCACTACCAGTAATTCTTTGGACAAGTGAAGGTTTAGTTGCTTTTATGTCATCAGAATTTCATCATAATGATGATGGTCATGTGGTTGTAGAAAAGAAAGGATTAAAATTTGCTAAAATTCACAGTAAAATTTATGAGTTAGACAAAGAAGCTTCAACAGTTTCTTTTGATGAAACTCACCACGCAACAAATGCACACAAAACTTTAGATTTCTCAATTACTAAAAGTGCTTTTGGTATTTTGGCAATAGGTTTATTGATGTTATTTTGGTTTTCTAAATTAGCAAGACAATATAAAACCAAGAAGGTTCCAACTGGTTTTGGACGAGTTTTAGAGCCGTTAGTTTTATATGTTAGAGATGAAATTGCAAGGCCAAACATTGGTGAAAAACATTATAGAAGATTTACAGGATATCTATTAACGGTGTTTTTCTTTATTTGGGCATTAAACTTATTAGGGTTAACACCTTTAGGATTTAATGTTACCGGTCAATTAGCAGTTACTGCTTGTTTGGCAATTTTTACACTAGTAATTTATACAGTAAGTGGTAATAAGGATTATTGGATGCACATGTTGTGGATGCCAGGAGTTCCTTATGCAATTCGCCCAGTTTTAGCAATTATAGAATTGGCTGGAGCTTTAATAATTAAACCATTTTCATTATTAGTGCGTTTGTTCGCAAACATATCAGCAGGTCATATTGTGGTAATGAGTTTAATAGCAATTATGTTTACGCTAAAAGAATCTTTAGGGGTTGTTGGAGCAACAGGATTGTCATTAGTATTATCATTTTTTATAACATTAATTGAGGTTTTAGTAGCTTTTTTACAAGCGTATATCTTTACAATGCTTTCAGCATTATTTATTGGTATGGCAGTAGCAGAGCCTGAGCATCATTAA
- a CDS encoding AtpZ/AtpI family protein — protein sequence MTNKKPQKKPLNKALQLSGAGLQMGGTIYLGFLLGQWLDKKFQLEFLTETITLFAIFLSMYSLIKQANKINE from the coding sequence ATGACCAACAAAAAACCTCAGAAAAAACCGCTTAATAAAGCGCTTCAACTCTCTGGAGCTGGCTTACAAATGGGGGGTACTATTTACCTAGGTTTTTTGCTAGGTCAATGGTTAGATAAGAAATTTCAATTAGAATTTTTAACAGAAACAATTACGTTGTTTGCTATTTTTTTATCAATGTATTCTTTAATAAAACAAGCCAATAAAATTAATGAATAA
- a CDS encoding F0F1 ATP synthase subunit B, whose amino-acid sequence METLLNDFSPGLFVVSLILLLALIALMVKFAWKPILTSLEERESGIENALEAAENARKEMQNLQADNANLIKEARAERDAMMKDARDIRDNMIAEAKEDAKEVTTKLIENAQASIQQEKQAALAEIKKNVAELSISIAESVIRKELSNKKDQLELVEGILKEVTLN is encoded by the coding sequence ATGGAAACTTTATTAAACGATTTTTCACCAGGGTTATTTGTAGTTTCGTTGATCTTATTATTAGCACTAATTGCTTTAATGGTAAAATTTGCATGGAAACCAATTTTAACTTCTTTGGAAGAAAGAGAATCTGGAATTGAAAATGCTTTAGAAGCTGCAGAAAATGCACGTAAAGAAATGCAGAATTTACAAGCAGATAATGCAAATTTGATAAAGGAAGCAAGAGCAGAAAGAGATGCAATGATGAAAGACGCAAGAGATATTAGAGATAATATGATTGCTGAAGCAAAAGAAGATGCAAAAGAAGTTACTACAAAATTGATTGAAAATGCGCAAGCATCTATTCAACAAGAGAAACAAGCAGCTTTAGCAGAAATCAAAAAGAACGTTGCAGAATTATCTATAAGTATTGCAGAATCAGTAATTAGAAAAGAATTGTCTAATAAGAAAGATCAACTAGAATTAGTTGAAGGAATCTTAAAAGAGGTTACTTTAAATTAA
- the atpA gene encoding F0F1 ATP synthase subunit alpha: protein MASIKPAEVSAILKQQLTNFEAKATLNEVGTVLQVGDGIARVYGLSNVQYGELVEFENGLEGIVLNLEEDNVGVVLLGASTSIREGSTVKRTERIASLRAGEGVVGRVVDTLGNPIDGKGPISGKTYEMPLERRAPGVIYREPVTEPLQTGIKSIDAMIPVGRGQRELIIGDRQTGKSTVALDTILNQKEFFEAGEPVFCIYVAIGQKASTVASIANMLEEKGAMQYTTIVAANASDPAAMQVYAPFAGAAIGEYFRDSGRPALIIFDDLSKQAVAYREISLLLRRPPGREAYPGDVFYLHSRLLERAAKVINDDKIASEMNDLPDSLKGIVKGGGSLTALPIIETQAGDVSAYIPTNVISITDGQIFLDGDLFNSGVRPAINVGISVSRVGGNAQIKSMKKVSGTLKLDQAAYRELEAFAKFGSDLDAATMNVISKGQRNVEILKQAQNDPYPVEDQIAIIYAGSKNLLRDVPVKQVKKFERDYIDYLNAKHRDTLDTLKSGKLTEEVIATLTAAAKEISSHFAK, encoded by the coding sequence ATGGCAAGTATTAAACCAGCTGAAGTATCAGCAATTTTAAAACAACAGTTAACTAATTTTGAAGCGAAAGCTACCTTAAATGAAGTAGGAACTGTTTTACAAGTAGGAGATGGTATTGCTCGTGTTTACGGTCTTTCTAATGTTCAATATGGTGAACTAGTTGAATTCGAAAACGGATTAGAAGGTATCGTATTAAACTTAGAAGAAGATAACGTAGGTGTTGTATTATTAGGAGCTTCTACTTCAATTAGAGAAGGTTCTACTGTAAAACGTACTGAGCGTATTGCTTCATTAAGAGCAGGTGAAGGCGTAGTAGGACGTGTTGTGGATACTTTAGGGAATCCAATTGATGGTAAAGGACCAATTTCTGGTAAAACTTATGAAATGCCTTTAGAGCGTAGAGCTCCGGGTGTTATTTATAGAGAGCCAGTAACGGAACCATTACAAACTGGTATTAAATCTATTGATGCAATGATTCCTGTTGGTAGAGGTCAACGTGAGTTAATCATTGGAGACCGTCAAACAGGTAAATCTACAGTTGCTTTAGATACTATTTTAAATCAAAAAGAATTTTTTGAAGCTGGAGAGCCAGTATTTTGTATTTATGTTGCTATTGGTCAAAAAGCTTCTACAGTTGCATCTATTGCAAACATGTTAGAAGAAAAAGGAGCAATGCAGTATACTACAATTGTAGCAGCAAATGCATCAGATCCTGCAGCAATGCAAGTGTATGCACCATTTGCTGGAGCTGCAATTGGAGAATATTTTAGAGATTCTGGAAGACCTGCTTTAATTATTTTTGATGATTTATCAAAACAAGCAGTTGCTTACCGTGAGATTTCTTTATTATTAAGAAGACCTCCAGGACGTGAGGCGTATCCTGGTGATGTATTTTACTTACACTCTAGGTTATTAGAACGTGCTGCAAAAGTTATTAATGATGACAAAATTGCAAGTGAAATGAACGATTTACCAGATTCTTTAAAAGGAATTGTAAAAGGTGGAGGTTCTTTAACTGCATTGCCAATTATTGAAACGCAAGCAGGAGATGTATCAGCATATATTCCAACAAATGTAATTTCTATTACAGATGGACAAATTTTCTTAGATGGAGATTTATTTAACTCAGGTGTAAGACCAGCAATTAACGTAGGTATTTCTGTATCTCGTGTTGGAGGTAATGCACAGATTAAATCTATGAAAAAAGTATCTGGTACTTTAAAATTAGATCAAGCAGCGTACCGTGAATTAGAGGCATTTGCTAAGTTTGGATCTGATTTAGATGCAGCTACAATGAATGTAATTTCTAAAGGACAACGTAACGTTGAAATTTTAAAGCAAGCTCAAAATGACCCTTATCCAGTAGAAGATCAAATTGCAATTATTTATGCAGGATCTAAAAACTTGTTAAGAGACGTACCTGTAAAACAAGTAAAGAAATTCGAAAGAGATTATATCGATTATTTAAATGCAAAGCATAGAGATACTTTAGATACTTTAAAATCTGGTAAATTAACAGAGGAAGTAATTGCTACTTTAACAGCAGCAGCTAAAGAGATTTCAAGTCATTTTGCAAAATAA
- a CDS encoding peptidylprolyl isomerase, which translates to MSQVAENNTVKVNYTGKLIDGQVFDTSEGKEPMQFTLGQGQVFPGFEKALIDMKLNEKKTITITKDEAYGEVNQDLIQEVNKSELPQDMAPEVGMGLVSKTPDGQEMNLKVVEVKEETIVIDGNHPLAGMDLIFDIEVLEIT; encoded by the coding sequence ATGAGTCAAGTTGCAGAGAACAACACAGTTAAAGTAAATTATACAGGTAAGCTAATAGACGGACAGGTTTTTGATACGTCTGAAGGAAAAGAACCGATGCAATTTACACTAGGACAAGGACAGGTATTTCCTGGTTTTGAAAAAGCGTTGATTGACATGAAATTAAACGAAAAGAAAACCATTACAATTACTAAAGACGAAGCTTACGGAGAAGTCAATCAAGATTTAATTCAAGAAGTAAATAAATCTGAACTTCCACAAGATATGGCTCCAGAAGTTGGAATGGGACTTGTTTCTAAAACTCCAGATGGACAGGAAATGAACTTGAAGGTTGTTGAAGTTAAAGAAGAAACTATTGTTATTGATGGAAACCATCCTTTAGCAGGTATGGATTTAATTTTTGATATTGAAGTTTTAGAAATTACATAA
- a CDS encoding aldo/keto reductase family oxidoreductase — MKIQSKIIIGCMSWGNWGKQFSTKEQAEMIQFCLENGNSAFDHADIYGDYTTEAGFGKGFLESRIQRENIQLISKCGIQLVGGTRNNAVKQYQYDKKYIIESANQSLKNLKTDYLDTFLLHRPSPLMQPNEIAEAVSELKESGKIINFGVSNFTPSQVDLIADKVPICVNQIQFSLTENTAMSNGSLDQLLQKNIQPMCWSPLGSVFREENEQTSRIKVVLKTLTVKYNTTEDVLLLAWILKHPSKIAPVIGTTNRERILNANKALEIDLENQDWFLLLEASIGKEVN, encoded by the coding sequence ATGAAAATACAATCAAAAATAATAATAGGATGTATGTCTTGGGGAAATTGGGGCAAACAGTTTTCTACCAAAGAACAAGCAGAAATGATTCAATTCTGTTTAGAAAATGGAAATTCGGCTTTTGATCATGCAGATATTTATGGAGATTATACAACAGAAGCAGGATTTGGAAAAGGTTTTTTAGAAAGTAGAATTCAACGCGAAAACATCCAATTGATTTCTAAATGCGGAATTCAATTAGTAGGAGGAACTAGAAACAATGCGGTAAAACAGTATCAATATGATAAAAAGTATATTATTGAAAGCGCAAATCAATCTTTAAAAAACTTAAAAACAGATTATTTAGATACTTTTTTATTACACAGACCAAGTCCGTTAATGCAACCTAATGAAATAGCAGAAGCAGTTTCAGAATTAAAAGAAAGTGGAAAAATCATCAATTTTGGAGTATCAAATTTCACACCCTCCCAAGTTGATTTAATTGCGGATAAAGTTCCAATTTGTGTAAATCAGATTCAGTTTTCTTTAACAGAAAATACTGCTATGAGTAATGGCTCTTTAGATCAATTACTACAAAAAAACATACAACCAATGTGTTGGAGCCCTTTAGGAAGTGTTTTTAGAGAAGAAAATGAGCAAACTTCAAGAATAAAAGTAGTTTTAAAAACACTAACAGTAAAGTATAATACAACTGAAGATGTTCTTTTATTAGCTTGGATTTTAAAGCATCCTTCTAAAATAGCACCCGTTATTGGAACCACAAATAGAGAACGAATTTTAAACGCAAATAAAGCGCTAGAAATAGATTTAGAAAACCAAGATTGGTTTTTATTATTAGAAGCAAGTATTGGAAAAGAAGTTAATTAG
- a CDS encoding ATP-binding protein gives MINKRLLIKNLLSHNDENSFYDKKQKLSFSTKEGKAKFLKHICALSNSNPENNSYIVNGVEDEENKIIGVDFFDDSKIQNLINAYLKNPPKIEYDNVPFPTLPRYKVVGLVTIYPNNKVTSLLKNAWKYRKETIFYRRGSNSMPSYGNFELRNTNKETVEAIEKNARNNIELTLDGVFDFINNHKSEYNPQYKVFNEQFVLCWAGEKKIINGEEFFTRVDIELINEQVRLFFSSLDDVQISYNNKSFIITEYILLGIDKNETHYPLEKTIINFKANGQHDIVKEFLFIPPKLDIHIISRIYENCKSIIKKIVGDIALSVIEHDAILSLPTDCLICFLHGFIDAPEQLKKAKNFLKNLEDKTTYIKYKEAMRVVRKMNYN, from the coding sequence ATGATTAATAAACGCTTACTTATCAAAAATTTACTTTCTCATAATGATGAGAATAGTTTTTATGATAAGAAGCAAAAATTATCCTTTAGCACAAAGGAAGGAAAAGCAAAGTTTTTAAAACATATCTGTGCACTTTCAAATTCAAACCCAGAAAACAATTCTTACATTGTAAATGGAGTTGAAGACGAAGAAAATAAAATTATTGGTGTCGATTTTTTTGATGATAGTAAGATTCAGAATTTGATAAATGCGTATTTAAAAAATCCACCAAAGATTGAATATGACAATGTTCCTTTTCCAACCCTACCAAGGTATAAAGTTGTTGGTTTGGTTACTATTTATCCGAATAATAAAGTTACTTCTCTTTTAAAAAATGCTTGGAAATATAGAAAAGAAACCATTTTTTATAGAAGAGGAAGCAATTCTATGCCTTCTTATGGTAATTTTGAACTTAGAAATACCAACAAAGAAACCGTTGAAGCTATTGAAAAAAATGCACGTAATAATATTGAATTAACCCTCGATGGAGTTTTCGATTTTATTAATAATCACAAATCAGAATACAACCCACAATACAAAGTTTTTAATGAGCAATTTGTGCTCTGTTGGGCTGGAGAAAAGAAAATTATTAACGGAGAAGAATTTTTTACAAGAGTAGATATTGAATTAATTAACGAACAAGTAAGGCTATTTTTTTCGTCTTTAGACGATGTGCAAATTAGTTATAATAACAAGTCATTTATCATAACAGAATATATTTTATTGGGTATAGATAAAAATGAAACTCATTATCCTTTAGAAAAAACAATCATCAATTTTAAAGCAAACGGACAGCACGATATTGTAAAAGAGTTTTTATTTATTCCCCCAAAATTAGATATACATATTATATCCCGTATTTACGAAAACTGTAAATCTATTATAAAGAAAATTGTAGGTGACATTGCACTCTCTGTAATAGAACATGATGCTATTTTAAGCTTACCAACAGACTGTCTTATTTGCTTTTTACATGGCTTTATAGATGCACCAGAACAACTAAAAAAAGCAAAAAATTTCTTAAAGAATTTAGAAGATAAAACTACCTATATCAAATACAAAGAAGCAATGAGGGTTGTTAGAAAAATGAATTATAATTAA
- a CDS encoding SDR family NAD(P)-dependent oxidoreductase, translated as MKQTAFITGATSGIGKATAEIFAKNKIRLILCGRRTERLKELKNELSKLTEVTTLQFDVSKRTEVEAAINSIPENFKQINILINNAGNAHGLSTIQDGDVDDWDAMIDINVKGLLYVSKAIIPQMTERNKGFIVNIGSIAAKEVYPNGNVYCASKHAVDALNKAMRIDLNKHNIRVAAIHPGAVETAFSEVRFKGDTKKAKAVYAGYKALQAEDIADIIYFVISRPYHVNIEDLVVYPTAQASATIMNKA; from the coding sequence ATGAAACAAACAGCATTTATTACTGGAGCAACTTCAGGAATTGGAAAAGCAACAGCAGAAATTTTTGCAAAAAATAAGATTAGATTAATTCTCTGTGGACGAAGAACTGAACGATTAAAAGAACTTAAAAATGAATTAAGTAAACTTACAGAAGTTACCACTTTACAGTTTGATGTTTCTAAAAGAACTGAAGTTGAAGCTGCTATTAATTCTATTCCAGAAAATTTTAAACAAATAAATATTCTAATTAACAATGCAGGTAATGCACATGGTTTATCAACCATTCAAGATGGTGATGTTGATGATTGGGATGCAATGATAGATATTAACGTAAAAGGGTTACTCTATGTTTCTAAAGCAATCATTCCTCAAATGACAGAAAGAAACAAAGGTTTTATAGTAAATATTGGCTCTATAGCAGCAAAAGAAGTCTATCCTAACGGAAATGTATATTGCGCTTCTAAACACGCTGTAGACGCTTTAAATAAAGCGATGAGAATAGATTTAAACAAACATAACATTCGTGTTGCTGCTATTCACCCTGGAGCTGTAGAAACAGCGTTTTCAGAGGTTCGTTTTAAAGGTGACACCAAAAAAGCAAAAGCTGTTTATGCAGGTTATAAGGCTTTACAAGCAGAAGATATTGCAGACATTATTTACTTTGTAATTTCTAGACCTTATCACGTAAATATTGAAGATTTAGTAGTGTATCCAACCGCACAAGCAAGTGCAACAATAATGAATAAAGCGTAA
- the atpE gene encoding ATP synthase F0 subunit C, with the protein MYNLIGAGLIVIGAGIGLGQIGGKAMEGIARQPEATGKIQTAMIIIAALLEGLAFGALFLGK; encoded by the coding sequence ATGTACAATTTAATTGGAGCAGGATTAATCGTAATCGGAGCAGGAATTGGTCTAGGTCAAATTGGTGGTAAAGCAATGGAAGGAATTGCTCGTCAACCAGAAGCGACAGGAAAAATTCAAACAGCAATGATTATTATCGCTGCATTATTAGAAGGTTTAGCATTTGGAGCATTATTCTTAGGAAAATAA
- a CDS encoding DUF6168 family protein codes for MNKDIFTYIIVFVVLFLIVFYSHQTFLSCKEITLGFSLEKIYLFHAFFSALVCINLRVVSTVDKLFTQLGFIYLASLVIKLVLFCIFFYKSILTIETFTFSEKISLLIPIFIFLLTEVVFVAKTLNRSNKKQF; via the coding sequence ATGAATAAAGACATTTTTACCTATATAATAGTGTTTGTTGTTTTATTCTTAATTGTATTTTATTCACATCAAACTTTTTTATCATGTAAAGAAATAACTTTAGGTTTTTCTTTAGAAAAAATATACCTTTTTCACGCCTTCTTTTCAGCTCTTGTTTGTATTAATTTAAGAGTTGTTTCTACTGTTGATAAACTCTTTACTCAACTAGGTTTTATCTATTTAGCGAGCTTAGTAATCAAGTTAGTTTTATTTTGTATTTTTTTCTATAAGTCTATACTAACAATAGAAACCTTTACTTTTTCAGAAAAAATATCGCTGTTAATTCCAATATTTATTTTTTTATTAACAGAAGTTGTTTTTGTGGCAAAAACCCTAAACAGAAGTAATAAAAAACAATTTTAA
- a CDS encoding aldehyde dehydrogenase family protein, which translates to MTDFGIKEALQQLGVKDINNGTSTGSDNFSNGEIIESYSPVDGKLIGKVKATTKEDYEKVMETAGKAFLSFRDMPAPQRGEIVRQFGNKLRELKEPLGKLISYEMGKSLQEGYGEVQEMIDICDFAVGLSRQLNGQTMPSERPGHVMREQWHPIGVVGIISAFNFPVAVWAWNTSLAWICGDVCVWKGSEKVPLCSIACQNIIAGVLKENNLPEGISSIINGDYNVGEMMSNDTRMPLLSATGSTRMGRIVGATVAKRFGKSLLELGGNNAIIITPTAELKVVVPGAVFGAVGTCGQRCTSTRRLIIHESVYDKVRDAIVGAYKQLTIGNPLDETNHIGPLIDHDSVNTYLAAIEKAKAEGGNMLVEGGVLKGEGYESGCYVKPAIIEAENHFDIVQHETFAPILYLMKYSGGVENAIVQQNGVAQGLSSAIMTNELKEAEKFLSYTGSDCGIANVNIGTSGAEIGGAFGGEKETGGGRESGSDAWKVYMRRQTNTVNYSDELPLAQGIKFDL; encoded by the coding sequence ATGACAGATTTTGGAATTAAAGAAGCCTTACAACAATTAGGTGTAAAAGACATAAATAACGGAACTTCTACTGGTTCTGATAATTTTTCTAACGGAGAAATAATTGAAAGTTACTCTCCTGTTGATGGAAAATTAATTGGAAAAGTAAAAGCGACAACAAAAGAGGATTATGAAAAGGTAATGGAAACAGCTGGTAAAGCTTTCTTATCTTTCAGAGATATGCCTGCTCCACAAAGAGGAGAGATTGTACGCCAGTTTGGCAACAAATTAAGAGAATTAAAGGAGCCTTTAGGAAAATTAATTTCTTATGAAATGGGTAAATCTTTACAAGAAGGCTATGGTGAGGTTCAAGAGATGATAGACATCTGTGATTTTGCTGTTGGTTTATCAAGACAATTAAACGGACAAACCATGCCATCTGAGCGCCCTGGACACGTAATGAGAGAGCAATGGCACCCAATTGGTGTTGTTGGTATTATATCTGCATTTAACTTTCCGGTAGCTGTTTGGGCTTGGAATACTTCTTTAGCTTGGATCTGTGGTGATGTGTGTGTTTGGAAAGGTTCTGAAAAAGTACCTTTATGCTCTATTGCTTGTCAAAACATTATTGCTGGTGTTTTAAAAGAGAATAATTTACCAGAAGGTATTTCTTCTATTATAAATGGAGATTACAATGTTGGTGAAATGATGTCGAATGATACCAGAATGCCGTTATTATCTGCAACTGGCTCTACAAGAATGGGAAGAATTGTTGGTGCAACTGTTGCCAAACGTTTTGGAAAATCTTTATTAGAATTAGGAGGAAATAATGCAATTATTATTACACCTACTGCAGAATTAAAAGTTGTAGTTCCTGGTGCTGTATTTGGTGCTGTTGGAACTTGTGGACAACGTTGTACTTCTACAAGAAGATTAATTATTCACGAATCTGTTTACGATAAAGTAAGAGATGCAATAGTAGGTGCTTACAAACAATTAACAATCGGAAATCCTTTGGATGAAACAAATCATATCGGACCGTTAATTGATCATGATTCTGTAAACACCTATTTAGCTGCTATTGAAAAAGCAAAAGCTGAAGGTGGAAACATGTTAGTTGAAGGTGGTGTTTTAAAAGGTGAAGGTTACGAATCTGGTTGCTATGTAAAACCTGCAATTATTGAGGCTGAAAACCATTTTGACATTGTGCAGCATGAAACTTTTGCGCCTATTTTATATTTAATGAAATATTCTGGTGGAGTAGAAAATGCAATCGTACAACAAAATGGCGTTGCACAAGGTTTATCTTCTGCAATTATGACCAATGAGTTGAAAGAGGCTGAGAAATTTTTATCTTATACTGGTTCAGATTGTGGTATCGCAAACGTAAATATTGGTACTTCTGGTGCTGAAATTGGTGGTGCTTTTGGTGGTGAAAAAGAAACTGGTGGTGGACGTGAATCTGGATCTGATGCTTGGAAAGTGTATATGAGAAGACAAACAAATACTGTAAATTATTCAGATGAATTGCCGCTAGCTCAAGGAATTAAATTTGATCTTTAA